Proteins co-encoded in one Brassica rapa cultivar Chiifu-401-42 chromosome A02, CAAS_Brap_v3.01, whole genome shotgun sequence genomic window:
- the LOC103853269 gene encoding gibberellin 3-beta-dioxygenase 4, with protein MPSINEDVSIGNLGSLQTLPDSFTWKLTAADSILPPSSAAVKESIPVIDLSDPDVTNLLGNACKTWGAFQIANHGVSQSLLDDVESLSKTFFDMPSERKLEAASSNKGVSGYGEPRISLFFEKKMWSEGLTIADGSYRNQFLTIWPRDYTKYCGIIEEYKGEMEKLASRLLSCILGSLGVTVDDIEWAKKTEKSESKMGQSVIRLNHYPVCPEPERAMGLAAHTDSCLLTILHQSNMGGLQVFKEESGWVTVEPIPGVLVVNIGDLFHILSNGKFPSVVHRARVNRTKSRISIAYLWGGPAGEVEISPISKIVGPVGPCLYRPVTWSEYLRIKFEVFDKALDAIRVVNATN; from the exons ATGCCTTCAATAAATGAAGATGTGTCTATTGGAAACTTAGgcagtctccaaacactcccaGACTCATTCACCTGGAAACTCACCGCTGCTGACTCCATTCTCCCTCCCTCCTCCGCCGCAGTGAAAGAGTCCATTCCGGTCATCGACCTCTCCGATCCTGACGTCACCAATTTGTTAGGAAATGCATGCAAAACGTGGGGAGCGTTTCAGATAGCCAACCACGGGGTCTCTCAAAGTCTCCTCGACGATGTTGAATCTCTCTCCAAAACCTTTTTCGATATGCCGTCAGAGAGGAAACTCGAGGCTGCTTCCTCTAATAAAGGAGTTAGTGGGTACGGAGAACCTCGAATCTCTCTTTTCTTCGAGAAGAAAATGTGGTCTGAAGGGTTGACAATCGCCGACGGCTCCTACCGCAACCAGTTCCTTACTATTTGGCCCCGTGATTACACCAAATACTG CGGAATAATCGAAGAGTACAAGGGTGAAATGGAAAAATTAGCAAGCAGACTTCTATCATGCATATTAGGATCACTTGGTGTCACCGTAGACGACATCGAATGGGCTAAGAAGACCGAgaaatctgaatcaaaaatGGGCCAAAGCGTCATACGACTAAACCATTACCCGGTTTGTCCTGAGCCAGAAAGAGCCATGGGTCTAGCCGCTCATACCGACTCATGTCTCCTAACCATTTTGCACCAGAGCAACATGGGAGGGCTACAAGTGTTCAAAGAAGAGTCCGGTTGGGTTACGGTAGAGCCCATTCCTGGTGTTCTTGTGGTCAACATCGGCGACCTCTTTCACATTCTATCGAATGGGAAGTTTCCTAGCGTGGTTCACCGAGCAAGGGTTAACCGAACCAAGTCAAGAATATCGATAGCGTATCTGTGGGGTGGTCCAGCCGGTGAAGTGGAGATAAGTCCAATATCAAAGATAGTTGGTCCGGTTGGACCGTGTCTATACCGGCCAGTTACTTGGAGTGAATATCTCCGAATCAAATTTGAGGTTTTCGACAAGGCATTGGACGCAATTAGAGTGGTTAATGCCACCAATTGA